The following DNA comes from Rhodohalobacter mucosus.
AGATGGAATTAGATGCTGTAATTACTTTTCATCGAGCTTTCTTTGCAGGCTTTCACGCACTAGTTTTGGATTTGCCTTACCCCTGCTGCGTTTCATCACTTCACCGATAAAAAATCCGATTAATGCACGCTTACCGTCACGGTAACGGCTCACTTCATCCGGATTTGCTTCGATGACATCGTCAATAATAGGATCAAGAAAATCTGAATCTGAAACCTGTATGAGATTCATCTCTTCAGCCAGCTGCGAAGCTTCTTTGTTATCTTCAAGCATTCTGTTAAATATCTGCTGCATTGCCGAGGAATTTATTTTGTCCTCAAGTTTCAGGGAAATCAATCCTCCCAGCCTTTCTTCTTCAATCGGAAAATCTGCAATGCTGATACTCTTTTCATTCAACACCCTCAGCACTTCGGTTAATATGAGGTTGGCTACCGCTTTCGGATCATCAATGTAATGCAGCACGTTTTCAAAATAATCTGCCAGTGCCCTGGTCTCCGTTAATGTGTAGGCATCCTCACTGCTGAGTGATAATTCGTCAACAAACCGGTCGAACCGGACAGACGGTAATTCAGGCAGCTCTTCCCTGATATCATTCAACAGCTCGTCGGTTACTATAACGGGCGGCAGATCCGGTTCCGGAAAATATCTGTAGTCATGAGCTTCTTCTTTCGACCTCATTTGACGGGTTGTAAGCTTGTTGGGGTCCCATAATAGGGTTTGCTGTACAACTGAGCCGCCAGACTCCACAAGCTCGATTTGTCTTTCGATTTCAAAACCAATAGCTCTTTCCACATTTCGAAAAGAGTTCATGTTCTTCAGCTCCGTGCGTGTACCCAACTCTTTTTGGCCCCTGGGACGTATGGAGACGTTTGCATCACATCTCAGACTTCCCTCTTCCATGTTACCATCGCAGATGTCAAGGTACTGAACGATTTGTTTAATTTTTGACAGATACTGGTAAGCTTCCTGCGGGGTTCGTAAATCCGGTTCAGAAACAATCTCAATGAGAGGTGTTCCCGCCCTGTTCAGGTCAATAAGCGTATGGTACGGATCCTGGTCGTGTATAGATTTTCCCGCGTCCTCTTCCATATGAATACGCGTTATCCCGATTGTTTTTTCATAGTCCTCCATCACGATCTGAATTTCTCCACCATGACATATAGGTGTGTCATATTGAGAAATCTGATACCCCTTGGGCAGATCCGGATAGAAATAGTTTTTTCTGGCAAAAATGGATTTTCTTGAAACGGAACAATTCGTTGCCAGGCCCATTTTTATAATGAATCGCACGAGGTTTTCATTTAACACGGGTAGTGTTCCGGGATGACCGAGACAGAGTGGGGTTACCTGTGTATTGGGAGCACCGCCATATTCGGATGATACCGGGGCAAATGCCTTACTGTTTGTAAGAAGCTGTGCGTGAACCTCGAGACCTATTACCGCTTCATACTTTTCATTCGAAATCGTGGACATCGTCTGTATTTGATTACACTGTCGTAAAGAGGTGAAGATATGAAAACAAGCAGAGAATAATATATCAAAATTGGCCTCTCTCGATACGACATGGAATCATTTATCACGAATACATCTCTTTGTTTAAATATTCCGGTGTCCGCTTCAGAATGTGCATGGATTTTTGTTAATTGATGTAAACCTTAATACACAGATATGGAGGTTATTGTGGAAAAGCGAGCATTTCTCTTCTCAGTCGTCTTAATTTTTTCAAGCATCTTTTGCATTCAGCGGGCTTCTGCCCAGTCATTCCAGGGGCAGTATATGCACATTGATTACATTGACCAATTTTCTGATGACACCGAGGAGTTCCGGCAGAAAGTCAGTGAGGTTGTAAAACCTGTACAACAGGCCAGAAAAGATCAGGGAATTATAACCGACTGGTATTTATACAGGGTTGAATATCCCGGCACTCATCAATCTCAGTATAACTATGTATCGATTACCATTAGTGAACAGATCTCTGCATTCGAAGACATAACAGACGGAGTGGCCGCCGAGTTTGAAGACAGAAACAGCCAGCAGCTTGTGGAGGAATTTGAGGGTGTGTTCACTCCCAATCATTCAGAGCTTTGGAGAATCCGAAATAGTGTTATGCAGGACGAGAACTCCCGCCCCAGCCGATACATGGTGAAAAACTATATGAATGTGGGACAGGGTTATGAATTTGAATACCAGATGATGGAAGATGAAACGGCCCGGCCGCTTCATCAGCGACGAATGGAAAATGATGTTATGAAGGGCTGGGAACTGAATGCGATGATTCTGCCGGGCGGCCTGGAGTATGGGTACAATTTTTCAACCATCGACTATTATGATCATCTGGAACATGTGGAGTTCGGCTTTACGGAAGAGCTGATTCTCCAGACCCATCCCGATACGGATATAAATGAATTTTTTGAGAATATAAACCGATCCCGCGATCTGGTTCGGCGGGAAGTCTGGGAATTGGTGGATTCACTGGATTAAACCAGCCCGTTATACGAACTATAGCGTATTCAGCCTAAATTTTCGAGTCCATACAGCTGTTGGGTGATGCAATGAATACTACCCTGCCCCCAAACCAGGTCACTGCACTCAATCCCCACAATGTCTCTGCCGGGGAAAAAGCGCGACATCAGGTCGATTGCGGCCTGATCGTATCTCTCATCGTACAGAGGCACCAGAACAACGCCATTGGCGATATAAAAATTTGCATAGCTTGCAGGAACATATTCGGATCCGTCAACGGTACTCCCCTCGATGCGGGTCTTCGGCATGGGCAGAGTAAGTATCTGAAATGGATTGCCGTTTGGGTCGGTGCTTTTTCGCAGAATGTCCAGATTTTCATTTAAAGCCGCATAATTGACATCATTTTCGTCCTCACAGATCATTGTGAGGATTGTATTCTCATTCAGGAATCGTGACAGGTCATCTATATGGCCATCCGTATCATCCCCGGCCAGCCCTTTTTTCAGCCAGATGATTTTTTCCATACCCAAATAGCGCTTGAGCTTCTTCCCTATTTCAGCTTTTGTCAGCTGCGGATTTCTGTTGGGGTTCAGCAATACCGATTCGGTGGTAAGCAGTACACCCTTTCCGTTAGTATCGATTGCACCTCCTTCCAATACCATATCTGGTGAAAACATATAAATTGAAAAATGGTCTGCAAACCATTCAGGAATTTTATTATCACTGTCGAATGGCGGGTACTTCTGTCCCCAGGCATTATAAATCCAGTTGGTTATGGCATATTCGGGAACTGTGGTTAACGTGTCAGATCTGCGCTTAATAAAAACAGGTCCACAATCCCTTGCCCAGACATCGTTCAGGGGTACAATGTGGAAGTGTATCCGGTTCAGATCGATATCGGGGTCAAATTTTTTTAAAATTGATTCTGCCCTTTTTCGATCCTCCACCGTGTTTACAAGCAGGAGAACAGGTTCGTATCGGTGCAGAACCGATATAATTTCTGCGTAGACAATTTCAACGCGTTCGAGACGGTCGCCAGGCCATGTTTCCCTGTTTGCAGGCCAGTGGAGCTGGGTTGCAGAATGATTTTCCCATTCAGCTGGCATTCGATAAAGTTTCTCCATGTTCTCAGGACTGCCGGATCTGTTCATTTTAGTTGCCAAATATATGCTGCTATCACGGGTAAATACAATAAAGTTCCTTTTTGTTTTAAGGTATTCAGGGATATATTCAACGCACAGAATCAGCTAATTTATGGTAAGTTTGCAAATCTGATATGATCAATGAACCCGGTTTTACCCCTCACCACCTGGGGTGGATTGAAGTTGTATGCGGAGGAATGTTCAGCGGAAAAACCGAGGAGCTGATTCGCAGGGCAAAAAGGGCGCATATTGCAGGGCAAAGTGTTATCATCGTTAAACCTGCAACCGACAACCGTTATAGTGACACTGAAGTTGTTTCACATAATGAAACATCACTTCCAAGTATAACCGTAAATACGGCTGACCAGATCGTTCTGTTAACTTCCTCAGCCCGTGTGATCTGTATTGATGAAGCGCAATTTTTTGACAATCGCCTTGTGGACGTAGCCAACACTCTGGCAAATGATGGAAAAAGGGTAATTATCGCCGGACTGGATATGGATTTTGAAGGACGGCCATTTGAACCCATGCCGCAGCTGCTTGCCATTGCCGAATATGTAACCAAACTGCATGCCATTTGTGCAGAAAGCGGTCTTATAGCGAATTTTTCGCAGCGTGTTGTTGAGAACAGCAGTCAGGTTCTTGTGGGTGAAAAAGATGCTTATGAACCACGTGCACGTCACTGTTTCAGACCCCCGGTAGATGATAAAAAAGGTAAACCGATACCGGAATTCACAGTTGGAAAAAGAAATGAATCAACCGATAAATAAGAATACCTGATGGATATTTTACGAGGCATAATCGGAATGGCGGCAATTATTGGCATTGCCTTGCTGTTCAGCAAAAACCGTAAGGCGGTAAACTGGAAAATGGTTGCTACCGGTTTTGGCATTCAACTGGTACTGGCCGTCTTTATTTTGAAAGGGTCTGATATGGCTATGTTCTGGTCGCCTTTGGGCTGGCCTAAAATGTTTTTCAGCTGGGTGTCGAGCTTTTTCGTTGTTGTGCTCGATTTTACTACAGCGGGAGCCGAATTTATTTTTGGCGACCTGGCCAAAAGTCCGGGCATGGAGGGCAGCCTAGGTAACTTTTTTGCCTTTCAGGTTCTGCCTACCATTGTATTTTTTGCTTCTCTTACGGCCATATTTTATCACTATGGCATTCTGCAGAAAGTAGTGAGTGTGATGTCGAGGGCTATGCAGAAACTCATGGGGACATCAGGGGCTGAATCTCTGTCTGTTGTTGCAAATATTTTTGTGGGACAAACTGAGTCGCCTCTTGTTATCAAGCCATACATTGAAAAGATGACGCGGTCAGAAATACTAACCATTATGACAGGCGGAATGGCAACGATAGCCGGAGGAGTAATGGCAGCCTATGTTCAGATGCTGGGTAATTCATATTCTATTGCACAGGGAGTTTCGCTGGATGTGGGACGTCTCATGTTTGCAGAACAATTATTGGGCGCCAGCCTTATGGCTGCACCGGCTGCACTGGTGATCGCCAAAATTATCTTTCCCGAATCTGATGAGCCGGTAACCAAAGGCGAGGTAAAAATGAGTGTTGAGAAGACAGATGCCAACGGGATTGATGCAGCCGCAAGCGGTGCGGGTACAGGGCTTAAATTGGCGGCAAATGTAGGTGCTATGTTATTGGCTTTCATTGCACTACTTGCAATGGGCAATTATTTTCTGAATGAAATTGGAGAGTTTACAGGCATCAACTCTTTAATCCCCGGCGGAGAACTTACAATTGAAACGCTCCTGGGATGGATCATCGCCCCGGTCGCTTTCATTATTGGCATACCGTGGGAAGATGCGGTTAGCGTAGGATCGCTACTGGGCACAAAAGTGGTGCTGAATGAGTTTGTGGCCTATCTTCAGATGGCAGATTTTGTAAGCGAAGGCGTTCTGTCACCGAAATCCATAACCATGGCAACCTTTGCTTTGTGCGGCTTTGCCAACTTCTCTTCCATCGCAATACAAATTGGAGGCATCGGCGGATTGGCTCCCAGCCGAAAGTCGGAACTGGCACAATTTGGCCTTATGGCCGTATTGGCAGGAACACTTGCCAACATGATGACAGCAACCATTGCCGGCATGCTATTCTAATCATGCTGAAACAAATGCGGACTAACCCGGTCCTTTCTTGATAAAGGCTGCAAACCGTAACAGATACTGCACTATGCATCACATTCGATACACGCTTCTGTTCACCGTTCTCTTTCTATTGGCTCAGTGTACACCCACCTATCAGTCTGACAACTCCCCGGTTCTGGCTTCTGTCGGGAACCAATCGCTTACCATCAATGAAGCGCTGAGTCAGATACCGGGCTCAGTGATGAATGAAGACTCTGTACAGGCTGTACAGTCATTTATCGATCAGTGGATAGAGAAGCAGGTTGCGGTGAGGCAGGCGGAGCGCATGGGTTTGCAAAACAGCGCTTCTGTGCGTGAAAAAATGGAGCGGCTGCGCAGGCAAATTCTTGAAGAAGCTCTGCGCGAGCAGCTTCTGCTGCAGAATCTTGATGAAGTGGAGGTTACGCGTGATGAAGCGCAAAACTATTATCAGGCTCATAAAGACCAGTTTATTCTGAGTGAGCGTTATGTACGTTTCAGACATATAACAACACGAACACGCACCGACGCCGATAATGCAAACAGGGATTTGATGCGCGGCGATGAATGGGAAGATATTCTTGAGCGATACAGCGTAAATCCCGAACGACAATTGCGGGAATCGAACCAGTTCTGGCCGATTTCCATGGCCGCTGAAACCATTCCTATGCTCAACAGATATCTGAATGTTATCGGCCTTACCGAGCGCTCACCCATACACTACTTTGGGGGTGAATATCATCTTGTTCAGCTGATGGAAGAGAGGCCCGCTGGAGAAGCGCCCGACCTGGAATGGCTTATTCCACAAATTGAAGAGTGGCTCAGACTTGAGAAGGCCAGAAGAATTACCAATAGTTACATTCGAAATCTGTATCTTGAGGCCAATTCAAATAATGAAATCCGGGTAGCGAACGTTAATGAGATCGAATCTATGCTCCGTTCCGGAAATTAAAATTTAGTAAGGTCAGAATTTACAGATGATTAAACTCTTCAGAGTACCAGTATTCCTCACCATACTTCTCTCCTGTTTCACTCAACTTTTCGCACAAAATACCCAGGTAACCGACCAAATTGTGGCTGTGGTTAACGATCGTATTATTCTGAAGTCTGATGTGGATGCAGAAGTTCGCAACTACATGAATCAGCTGCAGATGAATAACCAGCCTGTGCAGTTTACTGAACAGCTATGGTATGATGCACTGCAAAGCATGGTCGACAATCATGTAATGCTGGAAAAAGCTGAGATCGACAGTGTTGTTGTCTCGGATGACATGGTTAACCGGCAGATGGACCAGCGACTGAATCAGATGATCCGACAGGCCGGAGGCGAACAACAGCTGGAACAGGTATTTGGCCAAAGTATCATACAGATTCGGGCCGATTTCCGGGAGCAGTTTCGCGAACAGATGATAGTTCAGCAGCTGCAGCAGCAGAAATACAGAACTATCAATATTACAAGACCCGAGGTGGAAGAGTTTTTTAATAGCATACCCCAGGATTCTATTCCTGTAATTCCGGAACAGGTTGCCGTTTCTCAAATTGTAATTAATCCTGAACCTCTGGCTGATGCAGAGCAGCAGGCTTTTGAGATGGCTTCCGCCATTCGGGATTCCATACTCAACCATGGAAAAGAATTTGAGGAAATGGCAAGGAAATACAGTGACGACGGATCTGCAGCTCGCGGCGGCCTTCTGCCAATGATGTCAATTAATGACCTTGTCGCAAATTATTCCGCAGCCGCTACTGCCCTTGAACCGGGAGAAGTTTCTGAAGTAGTACAAACTGAATTCGGTTTTCATGTCATTCGCCTCAACCGGCGTATGGGTGACAATATTGAAACCAACCACATTCTTATACGAATAGATGAAAGCCTTGTAGATGAGCAGGCAGCCATTGAAAAGCTCAATGCTTTGCGGGACAGCGTATTGAACCACGGGGCAAATTTCAACGAACTGGCTCGCCGGCATTCAGATGATGAAGAAACAAAAGCGTTTGGAGGAAGAGTACTTAATCCACAGACCGGAGACCGGCTTATTCCCATCAGTCAGCTTGAACCTTCCATCTACAGAATTGTACTGCTGATGGATGAAGAAGGTGAAATATCAGAGCCACGATCATTTACGACCCAAAACCGAACCTCTTCTACAGCGTTTCGGATCGTTCGCCTCGACAGGCTTATTCCTGAGCACAGGGCAAATCTTGAGGATGATTATGAAAGAATCCGTGATATTGCACTGAACCGGAAACAGATGTCTACGCTTCAACAATGGCTTGCTGATTTGCGTGATGAAGTTTATATCGAATTTAAGATACCGGTACCTGAGAATACGGTAACTGACAACACAAATCAGTCCGGCACCGAAACAGACGTACGATAATGCATTCTGATCTGCCCACCGCACCCGAAAAAGCAGCCGCTGAATTTAGCGAATCATTTCAATCTATTCGAGATGAAATATCTAAAGTTGTTGTGGGGCAATCCGATATCGTTGAACAACTTTTAATTTCTCTTTTCTCTGGCGGACACTGTGTTTTGGTGGGTGTTCCCGGTCTTGCAAAAACCCTGCTCATCCAGACCGTTGCCCAAACCATGAATTTGAGCTTCAGCAGGATTCAGTTTACTCCAGATCTTATGCCCGGTGATATTACGGGAACGGAAGTAATTGAAGACGATCAGGAAACCGGACGAAAGCATTTCAAATTCATCAAGGGGCCCATATTCGCCAATATTATTCTGGCCGATGAAATTAATCGAACCCCGCCAAAAACTCAGGCAGCACTTCTTGAGGGGATGCAAGAGTTTAACGTAACAGCATCAGGACAAAAATTTGAACTGGACCGTCCCTTTTTTGTTCTGGCAACGCAGAACCCTATTGAACAGGAAGGAACCTATCCCCTGCCTGAAGCTCAGCTCGACCGCTTCATGTTTCACCTTCAGCTCGACTACCCATCCGTTGAAGAGGAGAAACAGATTGTATCGCAAACTACATCCACGCGACACGTGGATATTAAGTCTATTTTAAATAAAGAGAAGATTCTTGAATTCCAGAATCTTGTAAGAGAGGTTCCGGTTCCAACCCATGTATTGGAAAAAACGGTTAAGCTTGTAACCATGACCCGTCCCGGCTGTGATCTGGCACCTGACTTTACGGACAAGTTTCTCAGTTGGGGTGCGGGTCCAAGAGCGTCTCAGTACCTTATTCTAGGATCCAAAACAAGGGCTTTGGCACAGGGACGGTATAATGTCGAGTTTGAGGATATTGAAAGCCTTGCTGTACCTGTATTAAGACATCGCATTGTTACCAACTATGCTGCGGAAGCCGAAGGTCTGGGTACGGTTGATATAATCCGGATGCTTCTCAACAACCTGTAATTCTTACAGTCGTCATGATCAGTGTACTTCCAGAGGGCTTTTCACCGGCACTCCCTGTTCTTATTATCATTTTGCTGGTGATTCTTTCCCTTTTTGTAAGCTGGTGGAGTTATAAAAGCCTGGAAGATCAGTCACGATATATCAAGCCATTGTTGATCACTCTGCGTACCCTCTCGCTATTGATTCTCTGCGCACTGCTTTTCAATCCCTATGTTACCCGGCAACAAATTGTTAGCACACCAAATGAAGTTGCTGTTTTTATCGATAACAGCTCCAGCATATTGGTTGAAAGGGGATCCTATGAGGGAGAATCTGATTTCAGGTCGGCTTACGATGCATTTTTGGCGAACAGGCCTGAAAATTTATCCTATCCGGTTTTTCAATTTGGCGATTATGTAAGAGAGGATAATGAACCTGATTTCAGTGATCCTTCAACCAATATTCAGCAGGTAACGGAGTACCTGCTTGAAAACGGAAACAGGTTTTCTGCTGCTGTATTATTTTCGGACGGAATTATTACCCGGGGCCGAAATCCGGTTTTTCAGGCACAAAGCGTGACGGTTCCACTCATCACGGTTCCATTGGGAGATACAACATTGGTAAGGGATATCTCCGTTGCTGAAATCGAGTATACCGACCCAATTTATACGAATACCATTCATCGGATTACTGTTGAAATACGGCACCGGGGTTATGAGAATGTGGAAACAGATATCGTTCTCTACGAAAATGGAGTACCTGCAGATAGAAAAACCATTCAATTTCCTTCATCCTCAGGAACAGAGTGGATTGATTTTGACCGAAGCTATGCAAATGATGGGTTTGTGAATCTTACCGTATCAGCTGAACCTGTTGATGGGGAATTTACCGAAGAGAATAATCGTGCATCTGCGGCATTCAGGGTACTGGACAACAAAACCCGAATATTGTCGATAGCATATGAAATAATGCCTGATGTAGCATCAGTTCGCAGGTTGATCGCTACCGACCGGCAATATGAGCTTCTTCAGTCAACGTATCTTGGAAACGGCCGTTATGCCGGAGAATCTCTTTCCGGTATTAATCCGGATGATATTGATCTGCTCGTTATTCACGGACTTCCGGTGCAGAGAGACAGCAACCTGAATCGATTGTTAAATTCTGACACCTCCGTTCTTTTTATGTCAACACCCGGAAGTTACAGTATGATCGGCAATTACCAGCAGCAGAGTCCCGCTCTGTTTGAATTCAGGGGCTCAGATACTGAACTCACCGTTTTACCTGCACAGGACACAACATCGGTTTCACATCCATTGATGGAGTTAACCCCTTTAACCTGGAACCGCCTCCCCTCACTGACTGTACAAGACGGGGAGTATCAGATGATTCCCGGAACTGAGGTACATCTATGGGGTCAATCTGCTCAGAAGGCGACCGAAATACCCCTTCTTGTATCAGCAGATTATGGAAATAAGCGGGTGGCGAACCTGAATGCATACGGGTGGAACCGGTATGATCTGTCCACTCAATCGGAAGTATCCCAGTTCTTTGAAGAGATAGTCACTAACATCATATCATGGGGCTCCTCAGCGAATGAGGATAGACTTCTTATTCTGGAACCGTTGCGTGATACGTTTACGGAGCTGGAACAGGTACAGTTCAGGGCTTCCCTCATAAATGAGCGGGGTGAACGGGAACCCAATGCATCAATCAGCCTTACACTAACAAGGCTTGATCAGAATACAGTACCCGTGTCATTCCAGATGCGTCATCTGGGAGATGGCAATTATGAACTTAACGCGGGAAGGTACCCATCAGGCATTTATTCTGCCAGGGGCAGAGCTGTAGCTGCGGGAAGAGAAATTGA
Coding sequences within:
- a CDS encoding agmatine deiminase family protein, whose amino-acid sequence is MPAEWENHSATQLHWPANRETWPGDRLERVEIVYAEIISVLHRYEPVLLLVNTVEDRKRAESILKKFDPDIDLNRIHFHIVPLNDVWARDCGPVFIKRRSDTLTTVPEYAITNWIYNAWGQKYPPFDSDNKIPEWFADHFSIYMFSPDMVLEGGAIDTNGKGVLLTTESVLLNPNRNPQLTKAEIGKKLKRYLGMEKIIWLKKGLAGDDTDGHIDDLSRFLNENTILTMICEDENDVNYAALNENLDILRKSTDPNGNPFQILTLPMPKTRIEGSTVDGSEYVPASYANFYIANGVVLVPLYDERYDQAAIDLMSRFFPGRDIVGIECSDLVWGQGSIHCITQQLYGLENLG
- a CDS encoding peptidylprolyl isomerase, encoding MIKLFRVPVFLTILLSCFTQLFAQNTQVTDQIVAVVNDRIILKSDVDAEVRNYMNQLQMNNQPVQFTEQLWYDALQSMVDNHVMLEKAEIDSVVVSDDMVNRQMDQRLNQMIRQAGGEQQLEQVFGQSIIQIRADFREQFREQMIVQQLQQQKYRTINITRPEVEEFFNSIPQDSIPVIPEQVAVSQIVINPEPLADAEQQAFEMASAIRDSILNHGKEFEEMARKYSDDGSAARGGLLPMMSINDLVANYSAAATALEPGEVSEVVQTEFGFHVIRLNRRMGDNIETNHILIRIDESLVDEQAAIEKLNALRDSVLNHGANFNELARRHSDDEETKAFGGRVLNPQTGDRLIPISQLEPSIYRIVLLMDEEGEISEPRSFTTQNRTSSTAFRIVRLDRLIPEHRANLEDDYERIRDIALNRKQMSTLQQWLADLRDEVYIEFKIPVPENTVTDNTNQSGTETDVR
- a CDS encoding AAA family ATPase; translated protein: MHSDLPTAPEKAAAEFSESFQSIRDEISKVVVGQSDIVEQLLISLFSGGHCVLVGVPGLAKTLLIQTVAQTMNLSFSRIQFTPDLMPGDITGTEVIEDDQETGRKHFKFIKGPIFANIILADEINRTPPKTQAALLEGMQEFNVTASGQKFELDRPFFVLATQNPIEQEGTYPLPEAQLDRFMFHLQLDYPSVEEEKQIVSQTTSTRHVDIKSILNKEKILEFQNLVREVPVPTHVLEKTVKLVTMTRPGCDLAPDFTDKFLSWGAGPRASQYLILGSKTRALAQGRYNVEFEDIESLAVPVLRHRIVTNYAAEAEGLGTVDIIRMLLNNL
- a CDS encoding NupC/NupG family nucleoside CNT transporter, whose amino-acid sequence is MDILRGIIGMAAIIGIALLFSKNRKAVNWKMVATGFGIQLVLAVFILKGSDMAMFWSPLGWPKMFFSWVSSFFVVVLDFTTAGAEFIFGDLAKSPGMEGSLGNFFAFQVLPTIVFFASLTAIFYHYGILQKVVSVMSRAMQKLMGTSGAESLSVVANIFVGQTESPLVIKPYIEKMTRSEILTIMTGGMATIAGGVMAAYVQMLGNSYSIAQGVSLDVGRLMFAEQLLGASLMAAPAALVIAKIIFPESDEPVTKGEVKMSVEKTDANGIDAAASGAGTGLKLAANVGAMLLAFIALLAMGNYFLNEIGEFTGINSLIPGGELTIETLLGWIIAPVAFIIGIPWEDAVSVGSLLGTKVVLNEFVAYLQMADFVSEGVLSPKSITMATFALCGFANFSSIAIQIGGIGGLAPSRKSELAQFGLMAVLAGTLANMMTATIAGMLF
- the gatB gene encoding Asp-tRNA(Asn)/Glu-tRNA(Gln) amidotransferase subunit GatB, translating into MSTISNEKYEAVIGLEVHAQLLTNSKAFAPVSSEYGGAPNTQVTPLCLGHPGTLPVLNENLVRFIIKMGLATNCSVSRKSIFARKNYFYPDLPKGYQISQYDTPICHGGEIQIVMEDYEKTIGITRIHMEEDAGKSIHDQDPYHTLIDLNRAGTPLIEIVSEPDLRTPQEAYQYLSKIKQIVQYLDICDGNMEEGSLRCDANVSIRPRGQKELGTRTELKNMNSFRNVERAIGFEIERQIELVESGGSVVQQTLLWDPNKLTTRQMRSKEEAHDYRYFPEPDLPPVIVTDELLNDIREELPELPSVRFDRFVDELSLSSEDAYTLTETRALADYFENVLHYIDDPKAVANLILTEVLRVLNEKSISIADFPIEEERLGGLISLKLEDKINSSAMQQIFNRMLEDNKEASQLAEEMNLIQVSDSDFLDPIIDDVIEANPDEVSRYRDGKRALIGFFIGEVMKRSRGKANPKLVRESLQRKLDEK
- a CDS encoding thymidine kinase codes for the protein MINEPGFTPHHLGWIEVVCGGMFSGKTEELIRRAKRAHIAGQSVIIVKPATDNRYSDTEVVSHNETSLPSITVNTADQIVLLTSSARVICIDEAQFFDNRLVDVANTLANDGKRVIIAGLDMDFEGRPFEPMPQLLAIAEYVTKLHAICAESGLIANFSQRVVENSSQVLVGEKDAYEPRARHCFRPPVDDKKGKPIPEFTVGKRNESTDK
- a CDS encoding peptidyl-prolyl cis-trans isomerase yields the protein MHHIRYTLLFTVLFLLAQCTPTYQSDNSPVLASVGNQSLTINEALSQIPGSVMNEDSVQAVQSFIDQWIEKQVAVRQAERMGLQNSASVREKMERLRRQILEEALREQLLLQNLDEVEVTRDEAQNYYQAHKDQFILSERYVRFRHITTRTRTDADNANRDLMRGDEWEDILERYSVNPERQLRESNQFWPISMAAETIPMLNRYLNVIGLTERSPIHYFGGEYHLVQLMEERPAGEAPDLEWLIPQIEEWLRLEKARRITNSYIRNLYLEANSNNEIRVANVNEIESMLRSGN